One Microbacterium sp. No. 7 genomic window carries:
- a CDS encoding exodeoxyribonuclease III: MTRTLRIASVNVNGIRAAVRKGMLAWLDDAGVDVLTLQEVRGEDVHLEQALPDWHFVHDRALAKGRAGVAVAAREPLEIWRTELGDDALDSAGRWLEVDIAAGDTVLTVVSAYVHTGEADTPKQEAKYAFLDAMEARLPRLGPLALITGDLNVGHRELDIRNWRGNRKNAGFLPRERAYFDRFTAPAGETVTCVDETTGTGLGWVDVGRRWAGEVDGPYTWWSNRGQAFDNDTGWRIDYHLATPALAATVTDYRVVRAPSWDTRWSDHAPVIADYAIG; encoded by the coding sequence GTGACCCGAACGCTGCGCATCGCCTCCGTCAACGTCAACGGCATCCGTGCCGCCGTGCGAAAGGGCATGCTCGCGTGGCTCGACGACGCCGGCGTCGACGTGCTGACGCTGCAGGAGGTGCGCGGCGAGGACGTGCACCTCGAGCAGGCGCTGCCCGACTGGCACTTCGTGCACGACCGCGCGCTCGCCAAGGGCCGCGCGGGCGTCGCGGTCGCGGCCCGCGAGCCGCTCGAGATCTGGCGCACCGAGCTGGGCGACGACGCCCTCGACTCGGCCGGGCGCTGGCTCGAGGTCGACATCGCCGCGGGCGACACGGTGCTGACGGTCGTGAGCGCGTACGTCCACACGGGCGAGGCCGACACGCCCAAGCAGGAGGCGAAGTACGCGTTCCTCGACGCGATGGAGGCCCGGCTCCCCCGGCTCGGCCCGCTCGCCCTCATCACGGGGGACCTCAACGTGGGGCATCGCGAGCTCGACATCCGCAACTGGCGCGGCAACCGCAAGAACGCGGGCTTCCTGCCGCGCGAGCGCGCCTACTTCGACCGCTTCACGGCGCCCGCGGGCGAGACCGTGACGTGCGTCGACGAGACCACGGGCACGGGCCTGGGCTGGGTCGACGTGGGCCGCCGCTGGGCCGGCGAGGTCGACGGGCCCTACACGTGGTGGTCGAACCGCGGCCAGGCCTTCGACAACGACACGGGCTGGCGCATCGACTACCACCTCGCGACGCCCGCCCTGGCCGCCACGGTCACCGACTACCGCGTCGTGCGCGCGCCGTCGTGGGACACGCGCTGGAGCGACCACGCGCCGGTCATCGCCGACTACGCGATCGGCTGA
- a CDS encoding YihY/virulence factor BrkB family protein — protein MSRRPRERRGQSAALRERLEPPLERAVAITQATLAWFPVRVWRHFLQHNGFLLAAGVSYQGLFAVFAAIYVAFAVVGLWLGGSPDAVRGLAGIINDYIPYLIEMDGEPGLIDLIDLQKIATDSTSVLAVTGVVALGAALWTAIGFVTFARRAVRDIFALPFDDRSYVLLKARDLLAALVFGLALIVGSALITLGTYSLTAVFTMLDWNTNSSLFNGSVRVASVVVSFAINASSLGALFWFLTGTSPPWRIIWPGALIGGAGVTVLQLATGLLLSYTPANPLLATFTVFVGLMLWFRVIGVVMLMSASWIAVTANDARIPLQEKSPEEELYERHQALLLAAQVRVQEAQDAHAASGWPRRWRTRRALHRAQADLAELEASAPPAPVRRGLLFE, from the coding sequence GTGTCCCGCCGGCCCCGTGAGCGCCGCGGCCAGTCCGCCGCGTTGCGCGAGAGGCTCGAGCCGCCGCTGGAGCGCGCCGTCGCGATCACCCAGGCCACCCTCGCGTGGTTCCCCGTGCGCGTGTGGCGCCACTTCCTGCAGCACAACGGCTTCCTGCTCGCCGCCGGCGTCAGCTATCAGGGGCTGTTCGCCGTGTTCGCGGCGATCTACGTGGCCTTCGCCGTCGTCGGCCTGTGGCTCGGCGGCAGCCCCGACGCCGTGCGCGGCCTCGCGGGCATCATCAACGACTACATCCCCTACCTGATCGAGATGGACGGCGAGCCCGGCCTCATCGATCTCATCGACCTGCAGAAGATCGCGACCGACAGCACGAGCGTGCTGGCCGTGACCGGTGTCGTCGCCCTCGGGGCCGCGCTGTGGACCGCGATCGGCTTCGTGACCTTCGCACGGCGCGCCGTGCGCGACATCTTCGCCCTCCCCTTCGACGACCGCTCGTACGTGCTGCTGAAGGCCCGCGACCTCCTGGCCGCCCTCGTGTTCGGGCTCGCGCTGATCGTCGGCTCGGCGCTCATCACGCTCGGCACGTACTCGCTCACGGCCGTGTTCACGATGCTCGACTGGAACACGAACTCGTCGCTGTTCAACGGCAGCGTGCGCGTGGCATCCGTCGTCGTGTCGTTCGCGATCAACGCCTCGTCGCTCGGGGCGCTGTTCTGGTTCCTCACGGGGACGTCGCCGCCCTGGCGCATCATCTGGCCCGGCGCGCTCATCGGCGGCGCCGGCGTGACCGTGCTGCAGCTGGCCACCGGCCTGCTGCTGTCGTACACGCCGGCGAACCCCCTGCTCGCCACCTTCACCGTCTTCGTCGGCCTCATGCTCTGGTTCCGGGTCATCGGCGTGGTCATGCTCATGTCCGCCTCGTGGATCGCCGTGACCGCGAACGACGCGCGCATCCCGCTGCAGGAGAAGAGCCCCGAGGAGGAGCTCTACGAGCGCCACCAGGCGCTGCTGCTCGCCGCGCAGGTGCGCGTGCAGGAGGCGCAGGACGCGCACGCGGCATCCGGCTGGCCCCGCCGCTGGCGCACCCGCCGCGCGCTGCACCGCGCGCAGGCCGACCTCGCGGAGCTCGAGGCCTCCGCTCCCCCGGCGCCCGTGCGACGCGGGCTGCTGTTCGAGTAG
- a CDS encoding succinate dehydrogenase iron-sulfur subunit, translated as MSTAIVEETVEQDAAAQSGGESAVQSFLVTFIIRRFDPEVDAEPRWVDYDVELYSTDRVLDALHKIKWEVDGSLTFRRSCAHGICGSDAMRINGRNRLACKTLIKDLDISKPIYVEAIKGLPLEKDLIVDMEPFFAAYREVKPFLISSSKPEPGKERFQSIADREIFDDTTKCILCAACTSSCPVFWTDGQYFGPAAIVNAHRFIFDSRDDAGDVRLDILNDKEGVWRCRTTFNCTEACPRGIEITKAIAEVKQAVLKS; from the coding sequence ATGTCGACCGCCATCGTCGAAGAGACCGTCGAGCAGGATGCCGCCGCGCAGAGCGGCGGTGAGTCCGCCGTCCAGTCGTTCCTGGTCACCTTCATCATCCGCCGCTTCGATCCGGAGGTCGACGCCGAGCCCCGCTGGGTCGACTACGACGTCGAGCTGTACTCCACCGACCGCGTGCTCGACGCGCTGCACAAGATCAAGTGGGAGGTCGACGGCTCGCTGACCTTCCGCCGCTCGTGCGCGCACGGCATCTGCGGCTCCGACGCGATGCGCATCAACGGCCGCAACCGCCTGGCCTGCAAGACGCTCATCAAGGACCTCGACATCTCCAAGCCGATCTACGTCGAGGCGATCAAGGGTCTGCCGCTGGAGAAGGACCTCATCGTCGACATGGAGCCGTTCTTCGCGGCCTACCGCGAGGTCAAGCCCTTCCTCATCTCGAGCTCGAAGCCCGAGCCCGGCAAGGAGCGCTTCCAGTCGATCGCCGACCGCGAGATCTTCGACGACACCACCAAGTGCATCCTGTGCGCCGCGTGCACGTCGTCGTGCCCCGTGTTCTGGACCGACGGCCAGTACTTCGGCCCGGCCGCGATCGTCAACGCGCACCGCTTCATCTTCGACTCGCGCGACGACGCGGGCGACGTGCGCCTCGACATCCTCAACGACAAGGAGGGCGTGTGGCGCTGCCGCACGACCTTCAACTGCACCGAGGCGTGCCCGCGCGGCATCGAGATCACGAAGGCCATCGCCGAGGTCAAGCAGGCCGTCCTGAAGAGCTGA
- the sdhA gene encoding succinate dehydrogenase flavoprotein subunit, whose protein sequence is MSTQTSESVVKNGVHYHQFDIVIVGAGGAGMRAAIEAGPGAKTAVITKLYPTRSHTGAAQGGMAAALANVEEDSWEWHTFDTVKGGDYLVDQDAAEILAKEAIDAVIDLENMGLPFNRTPEGKIDQRRFGGHTADHGKTPVRRACYAADRTGHMILQTLFQNCVKLGINFFNEFYALDLITVKDDDGKTGIAGVVAYELATGDLHVFHSKAVIFATGGFGKIYKTTSNAHTLTGDGVGIIWRKGLPLEDIEFFQFHPTGLAGLGILLTEGARGEGAILRNASGERFMERYAPTIKDLAPRDIVARCMVKEVLEGRGAGPHKDYVYLDCTHLGAEVLETKLPDITEFARTYLGVDPVVEPVPVMPTAHYAMGGIPTNNSGEVLADNETVVPGLYAAGECACVSVHGANRLGTNSLLDINVFGKRSGRNAVEYVQTAEFVPLPEDPAKEVRDMLEGLRNNAGGERVAVLRKKLQDEMDANAQVFRTEETLTNVLGTIHDLRERYKNIHVDDKGKRFNTDLLEAVELGFLLDLAEIVAYAARNRRESRGGHMREDYPDRDDEKYMQHTMAYLTGDPHSPVPEDHIKLDWKPVVFTKNEQGELNYPPMERKY, encoded by the coding sequence GTGAGCACCCAGACCAGCGAATCCGTCGTCAAGAACGGCGTGCACTACCACCAGTTCGACATCGTCATCGTCGGCGCCGGCGGCGCCGGCATGCGCGCGGCGATCGAGGCCGGGCCCGGCGCGAAGACCGCCGTGATCACCAAGCTCTACCCGACGCGCTCGCACACCGGTGCGGCGCAGGGCGGCATGGCGGCGGCCCTGGCGAACGTCGAAGAGGACTCGTGGGAGTGGCACACCTTCGACACCGTGAAGGGCGGCGACTACCTCGTCGATCAGGATGCCGCGGAGATCCTCGCGAAGGAGGCGATCGACGCCGTCATCGACCTCGAGAACATGGGCCTGCCGTTCAACCGCACGCCCGAGGGCAAGATCGACCAGCGCCGCTTCGGCGGCCACACGGCCGACCACGGCAAGACCCCCGTGCGCCGCGCGTGCTACGCGGCCGACCGCACGGGCCACATGATCCTGCAGACGCTGTTCCAGAACTGCGTCAAGCTCGGCATCAACTTCTTCAACGAGTTCTACGCGCTCGACCTCATCACGGTGAAGGACGACGACGGCAAGACCGGGATCGCGGGCGTCGTCGCCTACGAGCTCGCGACGGGCGACCTGCACGTCTTCCACTCCAAGGCCGTGATCTTCGCGACCGGCGGCTTCGGCAAGATCTACAAGACGACGTCCAACGCGCACACCCTCACGGGCGACGGCGTCGGCATCATCTGGCGCAAGGGCCTGCCGCTGGAGGACATCGAGTTCTTCCAGTTCCACCCGACCGGCCTCGCCGGCCTCGGCATCCTGCTCACGGAGGGCGCCCGCGGCGAGGGCGCGATCCTCCGCAACGCCTCCGGCGAGCGGTTCATGGAGCGCTACGCGCCCACCATCAAGGACCTCGCGCCGCGCGACATCGTCGCGCGCTGCATGGTCAAGGAGGTGCTGGAGGGCCGCGGCGCCGGCCCCCACAAGGACTACGTCTACCTCGACTGCACCCACCTGGGCGCCGAGGTGCTGGAGACCAAGCTCCCCGACATCACCGAGTTCGCGCGCACCTATCTGGGCGTCGACCCGGTCGTCGAGCCGGTGCCGGTGATGCCCACCGCGCACTACGCGATGGGCGGCATCCCCACCAACAACAGCGGCGAGGTGCTCGCCGACAACGAGACCGTCGTCCCGGGCCTGTACGCCGCGGGCGAGTGCGCCTGCGTCTCGGTGCACGGCGCCAACCGCCTCGGCACCAACTCGCTGCTCGACATCAACGTGTTCGGCAAGCGCAGCGGCCGCAACGCCGTCGAGTACGTCCAGACCGCCGAGTTCGTGCCGCTGCCGGAGGACCCGGCCAAGGAAGTGCGCGACATGCTCGAGGGCCTGCGCAACAACGCCGGCGGCGAGCGCGTCGCCGTGCTGCGCAAGAAGCTGCAGGACGAGATGGACGCCAACGCGCAGGTGTTCCGCACCGAGGAGACCCTGACCAACGTCCTGGGCACGATCCACGACCTGCGCGAGCGCTACAAGAACATCCACGTCGACGACAAGGGCAAGCGGTTCAACACCGACCTGCTCGAGGCCGTCGAGCTGGGCTTCCTGCTCGACCTCGCCGAGATCGTCGCCTACGCGGCCCGCAACCGCCGCGAGAGCCGCGGCGGTCACATGCGCGAGGACTACCCCGACCGCGACGACGAGAAGTACATGCAGCACACGATGGCCTACCTCACGGGCGACCCGCACTCGCCGGTGCCCGAGGACCACATCAAGCTCGACTGGAAGCCCGTCGTGTTCACGAAGAACGAGCAGGGTGAGTTGAACTACCCGCCGATGGAGAGGAAGTACTGA
- a CDS encoding succinate dehydrogenase hydrophobic membrane anchor subunit: MTALNSQQGESLAAPRSAEVRKKGSNLEKWGWIYMRVSGVLLVVLIFGHLFVNLMVGDGIHAIDWGFVAGKLANPFWQWWDILMLWLALIHGANGMRTIINDYVTGAKVRATLVWALWIVAGLLILLGTLVVFAFDPCNGVTSDSAFWQQCQALDIH, translated from the coding sequence ATGACCGCACTGAACTCTCAGCAAGGGGAGTCCCTCGCCGCCCCGCGCTCCGCAGAGGTGCGCAAGAAGGGCTCCAACCTCGAGAAGTGGGGCTGGATCTACATGCGCGTCTCGGGCGTGCTGCTGGTGGTGCTCATCTTCGGCCACCTCTTCGTGAACCTCATGGTGGGCGACGGCATCCACGCCATCGACTGGGGCTTCGTGGCCGGCAAGCTCGCGAACCCGTTCTGGCAGTGGTGGGACATCCTCATGCTCTGGCTCGCCCTCATCCACGGCGCCAACGGCATGCGCACCATCATCAACGACTACGTGACCGGCGCCAAGGTGCGCGCGACCCTCGTGTGGGCGCTCTGGATCGTCGCGGGTCTTCTCATCCTGCTCGGCACGCTCGTCGTGTTCGCCTTCGACCCCTGCAACGGCGTCACGAGCGACAGCGCCTTCTGGCAGCAGTGCCAGGCGCTGGACATCCACTAA
- the sdhC gene encoding succinate dehydrogenase, cytochrome b556 subunit — protein sequence MSAPTRVTPSVAETTSRAPRGTLYRGNEGMWSWVLHRITGIAIFFFLLVHVLDTALIRVTPEAYNAVMSTYKNPIMGLGETVLVAAIVYHAFNGLRIIAVDIWPWATRHQRQLWWGVLAVWAVTVGGFAVRHLSIVFAAGWGGH from the coding sequence GTGTCTGCACCAACACGCGTCACACCGTCGGTAGCAGAAACCACATCCCGTGCCCCGCGCGGAACCCTGTACCGGGGCAACGAGGGCATGTGGTCGTGGGTGCTGCATCGCATCACCGGCATCGCCATCTTCTTCTTCCTGCTCGTGCACGTGCTCGACACGGCACTGATCCGGGTCACTCCCGAGGCCTACAACGCCGTCATGAGCACGTACAAGAACCCGATCATGGGCCTGGGTGAGACGGTGCTCGTCGCCGCGATCGTCTACCACGCCTTCAACGGACTGCGCATCATCGCCGTCGACATCTGGCCGTGGGCCACGCGCCACCAGCGTCAGCTGTGGTGGGGCGTGCTGGCGGTCTGGGCCGTCACGGTGGGCGGGTTCGCCGTGCGCCACCTCTCGATCGTCTTCGCCGCCGGATGGGGAGGCCACTGA
- a CDS encoding mannose-1-phosphate guanylyltransferase → MRPIDDFYAVIPAGGVGSRLWPLSRADAPKFLHDLTGSGSSLLRDTWDRLEPLTGADRISVVTGRAHRAAVEAQLPGIPDKNVFLESEPRDSAAAIGLAAAILHRREPDVIIGSFAADHVIRGTRVFEFAVRDAVEVAREGYICTVGITPSEPAVGFGYIKRGGELIVDGAREAALVERFVEKPDLDTAKQYLAERSYLWNAGMFISRADVLLAEIEANDAELHAGLLELAEAWDDRDRRGPVVDRVWPRLPKIAIDYVVAEPAADKGRLAVVPGHFDWDDVGDFASLAKLNSGGRKDNLAILGENARILADASSGIVVSHTQRIISLIGVKDIVVVDTPDALLVTTSEHAQRVKHVVDALKLSGRGEVL, encoded by the coding sequence ATGCGACCGATCGACGATTTCTATGCCGTGATCCCCGCCGGAGGGGTGGGGAGCCGGCTCTGGCCGCTGTCGCGGGCCGACGCGCCGAAGTTCCTGCACGACCTCACCGGGTCGGGGTCGTCGCTCCTGCGCGACACGTGGGACCGCCTCGAGCCGCTCACGGGGGCCGACCGGATCTCGGTCGTCACGGGGCGCGCGCACCGCGCCGCCGTGGAGGCGCAGCTGCCCGGCATCCCCGACAAGAACGTCTTCCTCGAGTCGGAGCCGCGCGACTCGGCCGCCGCGATCGGCCTGGCGGCCGCGATCCTGCACCGCCGCGAGCCCGACGTCATCATCGGCTCGTTCGCCGCCGACCACGTCATCCGGGGCACGCGCGTGTTCGAGTTCGCGGTGCGCGACGCCGTCGAGGTGGCGCGCGAGGGGTACATCTGCACCGTCGGCATCACGCCGAGCGAGCCGGCCGTCGGGTTCGGCTACATCAAGCGCGGCGGCGAGCTGATCGTCGACGGAGCGCGGGAGGCCGCGCTCGTGGAGCGCTTCGTGGAGAAGCCCGACCTCGACACGGCCAAGCAGTATCTCGCCGAGCGGTCGTACCTGTGGAACGCGGGCATGTTCATCTCGCGCGCCGACGTGCTGCTCGCCGAGATCGAGGCGAACGACGCCGAGCTGCACGCGGGCCTGCTCGAGCTCGCCGAGGCGTGGGACGACCGCGACCGGCGCGGACCCGTCGTCGACCGCGTGTGGCCGCGGCTGCCGAAGATCGCGATCGACTACGTCGTCGCCGAGCCGGCCGCCGACAAGGGGCGCCTCGCCGTCGTGCCCGGGCACTTCGACTGGGACGACGTGGGCGACTTCGCGAGCCTCGCCAAGCTCAACTCCGGCGGGCGCAAGGACAACCTCGCGATCCTGGGGGAGAACGCGCGCATCCTCGCCGACGCCTCCAGCGGCATCGTCGTGAGCCACACGCAGCGCATCATCAGCCTCATCGGCGTCAAGGACATCGTCGTGGTCGACACCCCCGACGCGCTGCTCGTCACGACGAGCGAGCACGCCCAGCGCGTGAAGCACGTCGTCGACGCCCTCAAGCTCAGCGGGCGCGGCGAGGTCCTGTGA
- a CDS encoding BMP family lipoprotein gives MTISTTKKLLGIGGAAVLVAALAGCGAAPEDTPAGTSPAESSAPAAADDFLPCLISDAGGWNDKSFNQSAKEGMDRAAAELGITPLEFESTTDNDYAPNLETAVSEGCSLIVSVGFKLSAATIESALANPELNYAIIDDWADGDFDGTVDAPNIKPLVFDTAQAAYLGGYAAAAWSAQSEVSKVGTFGGMQIPSVAVFMDGFQLGVEKYNEEKGASVQLFGWDMAGQEGAFTGGFDANDTAKQTAQTVLDQGVDVILPVGGPIYQSAAAAIADGGLSTLMLGVDSDLAVADTSVADITLVSIMKAIDQAVYDATISAAGGEFDPAPYVGTLENEGVKLSSFHDFESQLPAGLLDELAALEEQIIAGTITVESPNSP, from the coding sequence TTGACCATCTCGACCACCAAGAAGCTCCTCGGCATCGGCGGTGCCGCGGTGCTCGTCGCAGCGCTCGCCGGCTGCGGCGCCGCGCCCGAGGACACGCCCGCGGGCACGAGCCCCGCCGAGTCGTCGGCCCCCGCCGCCGCCGACGATTTCCTGCCCTGCCTCATCTCCGACGCGGGCGGCTGGAACGACAAGTCGTTCAACCAGTCGGCGAAGGAGGGCATGGACCGCGCGGCCGCCGAGCTCGGCATCACGCCGCTCGAGTTCGAGTCGACGACCGACAACGACTACGCGCCCAACCTCGAGACGGCCGTCTCGGAGGGCTGCTCCCTCATCGTCTCGGTCGGCTTCAAGCTCTCGGCCGCGACGATCGAATCGGCGCTCGCCAACCCCGAGCTGAACTACGCGATCATCGACGACTGGGCCGACGGCGACTTCGACGGCACGGTCGACGCGCCCAACATCAAGCCCCTCGTCTTCGACACCGCCCAGGCCGCCTACCTCGGCGGCTACGCCGCGGCCGCGTGGTCGGCGCAGTCGGAGGTCAGCAAGGTCGGCACCTTCGGCGGCATGCAGATCCCCTCGGTCGCCGTGTTCATGGACGGCTTCCAGCTCGGCGTCGAGAAGTACAACGAGGAGAAGGGCGCGAGCGTGCAGCTCTTCGGCTGGGACATGGCCGGCCAGGAGGGCGCGTTCACGGGAGGCTTCGACGCCAACGACACGGCGAAGCAGACGGCGCAGACCGTGCTCGACCAGGGCGTCGACGTCATCCTCCCCGTCGGCGGTCCCATCTACCAGAGCGCCGCGGCGGCCATCGCCGACGGCGGCCTGTCGACGCTCATGCTCGGCGTCGACAGCGACCTCGCCGTCGCCGACACGAGCGTCGCCGACATCACGCTCGTGTCGATCATGAAGGCGATCGACCAGGCGGTCTACGACGCGACCATCAGCGCGGCGGGCGGCGAGTTCGACCCGGCGCCGTATGTCGGCACGCTCGAGAACGAGGGCGTGAAGCTGTCGAGCTTCCACGACTTCGAGTCGCAGCTGCCGGCCGGCCTGCTCGACGAGCTGGCCGCGCTCGAGGAGCAGATCATCGCGGGCACCATCACGGTGGAGTCCCCGAACTCCCCGTGA
- a CDS encoding ABC transporter ATP-binding protein, translated as MKLELRGITKRFGSLVANDHIDLIVEPGEIHALLGENGAGKSTLMNVLYGLYQADEGDILLDDVVQHFRGPGDAMDAGIGMVHQHFMLVPVFTVAENVMLGHEQTRALGALDIQKAREHVRTVAARFGFDIDPDAIVGDLPVGVQQRVEIIKALSRDARVLVFDEPTAVLTPQETDELMGIMRQLRDEGTAIVFITHKLREVREVADRITVIRLGKVVGEASPTATNAELASLMVGRAVELTVHKDPPRIGEGGLEISDLRVVTAGGAVVVDGVSLAVRPGEVLAVAGVQGNGQTELVEAIVGLAPRVEGSIRLDGAELVGRSVRAILDAGVGFVPEDRKEDGLVAGFSVAENLILDRSSDPAFSGAGTIRRAVLDAFARERIAEYDIRTQGPDTPAGTLSGGNQQKVVIAREMSRELRLLVAAQPTRGVDVGSIEFIHKRIVETRDAGIPVVVVSTELDEVAALADRIAVMYRGRIVGIVPGDTPRERLGLMMAGAAEPEVAA; from the coding sequence ATGAAGCTGGAGCTCCGCGGAATCACCAAGAGATTCGGCAGTCTCGTCGCCAACGACCACATCGATCTGATCGTCGAGCCCGGCGAGATCCACGCGCTCCTGGGCGAGAACGGCGCGGGCAAGTCGACGCTCATGAACGTGCTCTACGGCCTCTACCAGGCGGACGAGGGCGACATCTTGCTCGACGACGTCGTGCAGCACTTCCGCGGACCCGGCGACGCGATGGATGCCGGCATCGGCATGGTGCATCAGCACTTCATGCTCGTGCCCGTCTTCACGGTCGCCGAGAACGTCATGCTCGGCCACGAGCAGACCCGGGCGCTCGGCGCCCTCGACATCCAGAAGGCGCGCGAGCATGTTCGCACCGTCGCGGCGCGATTCGGGTTCGACATCGACCCCGATGCGATCGTCGGCGACCTGCCGGTCGGCGTGCAGCAGCGCGTCGAGATCATCAAGGCGCTCTCGCGCGACGCGCGGGTGCTGGTCTTCGACGAGCCGACCGCCGTGCTCACGCCGCAGGAGACCGACGAGCTCATGGGCATCATGCGGCAGCTGCGCGACGAGGGCACCGCGATCGTCTTCATCACGCACAAGCTGCGCGAGGTGCGCGAGGTGGCCGACCGCATCACCGTCATCCGGCTCGGCAAGGTCGTCGGCGAGGCGTCGCCCACCGCGACGAACGCCGAGCTCGCGTCGCTCATGGTCGGCCGCGCCGTCGAGCTGACCGTGCACAAGGACCCGCCGCGCATCGGCGAGGGAGGCCTGGAGATCAGCGACCTGCGCGTCGTCACCGCCGGCGGAGCCGTCGTCGTCGACGGCGTGAGCCTCGCGGTGCGGCCCGGCGAGGTGCTCGCGGTCGCCGGCGTGCAGGGCAACGGGCAGACCGAGCTGGTCGAGGCGATCGTCGGCCTCGCCCCGCGGGTCGAGGGCTCGATCCGGCTCGACGGCGCCGAGCTGGTCGGCAGGAGCGTGCGGGCGATCCTCGACGCCGGCGTCGGGTTCGTGCCCGAGGACCGCAAGGAGGACGGCCTCGTCGCGGGCTTCTCGGTCGCCGAGAACCTCATCCTCGACCGTTCGAGCGACCCGGCGTTCTCGGGCGCCGGCACGATCCGGCGCGCCGTGCTCGACGCGTTCGCCCGCGAGCGCATCGCCGAGTACGACATCCGTACCCAGGGACCGGACACCCCGGCCGGCACGCTCTCCGGCGGCAACCAGCAGAAGGTCGTCATCGCCCGCGAGATGAGCCGGGAGCTGCGGCTGCTCGTCGCGGCCCAGCCGACGCGCGGCGTCGACGTCGGCTCGATCGAGTTCATCCACAAGAGGATCGTCGAGACGAGGGATGCCGGCATCCCTGTCGTGGTCGTCTCCACGGAGCTCGACGAGGTGGCCGCCCTCGCCGACCGCATCGCGGTCATGTACCGCGGGCGCATCGTCGGCATCGTCCCGGGGGACACGCCCCGCGAGAGGCTCGGACTCATGATGGCCGGTGCGGCCGAACCGGAGGTGGCCGCGTGA
- a CDS encoding ABC transporter permease codes for MLRGSAVTTILAFVLAMLVGGVLIAVTNDEVQRTAGYFFARPGDTIAAIWHAVYNGYEALFRGAVFNPRGKDFATQIRPLTNSLGFAAPLIAAGLGVALAFRVGLFNIGARGQMLIGVAVAGLLTFSLDLPMWLHIPVTLVAGIAGGAIWGGIVGIIKARTGAHEVILTIMLNYVAFYLLLWMIRTPSLLQKPGSNQPISAPTPASAQFPELFGERFPLLDWGFIVVIAATVFVWWLVEHSSLGLRMRAVGENPHAARAAGISVQRVYIYAMLFAGGLAGLAGMNQIQGAVNSGITESIDAGIGFDAITVALLGRSRAWGTFAAGILFGALKAGSFSMQAQGIPVDIVLVVQSLVVLFIAAPPLLRAVFFLPRTDLEKAARARAKAARRRPEPADDKAVAA; via the coding sequence ATGCTGCGCGGCAGCGCCGTGACCACGATCCTCGCGTTCGTGCTGGCCATGCTCGTCGGCGGCGTGCTCATCGCCGTGACCAACGACGAGGTGCAGCGCACGGCGGGCTACTTCTTCGCCCGCCCCGGCGACACGATCGCGGCGATCTGGCACGCCGTCTACAACGGCTACGAGGCGCTCTTCCGCGGCGCCGTGTTCAACCCCCGCGGCAAGGACTTCGCGACCCAGATCCGGCCCCTCACGAACTCGCTCGGCTTCGCCGCGCCGCTCATCGCCGCCGGCCTCGGCGTCGCGCTCGCCTTCCGCGTGGGCCTGTTCAACATCGGCGCGCGCGGCCAGATGCTCATCGGCGTCGCGGTCGCGGGCCTGCTCACCTTCTCGCTCGACCTGCCGATGTGGCTGCACATCCCCGTGACGCTCGTCGCGGGCATCGCGGGCGGCGCGATCTGGGGCGGCATCGTGGGCATCATCAAGGCCCGCACGGGCGCGCACGAGGTGATCCTCACGATCATGCTCAACTACGTCGCGTTCTACCTGCTGCTGTGGATGATCCGCACGCCCTCGCTGCTGCAGAAGCCCGGCTCCAACCAGCCGATCTCCGCGCCGACCCCGGCGAGCGCGCAGTTCCCGGAGCTGTTCGGCGAGCGCTTCCCGCTGCTCGACTGGGGCTTCATCGTCGTCATCGCCGCGACCGTGTTCGTGTGGTGGCTCGTGGAGCACTCGTCGCTCGGCCTGCGCATGCGGGCCGTGGGCGAGAACCCGCACGCGGCGCGCGCGGCCGGCATCAGCGTGCAGCGCGTCTACATCTACGCGATGCTGTTCGCCGGCGGGCTCGCGGGCCTCGCCGGGATGAACCAGATCCAGGGGGCGGTGAACTCGGGCATCACCGAGAGCATCGACGCCGGGATCGGGTTCGACGCGATCACCGTCGCCCTGCTCGGCCGCAGCCGCGCGTGGGGCACGTTCGCGGCGGGCATCCTGTTCGGGGCGCTCAAGGCGGGCTCGTTCTCGATGCAGGCCCAGGGGATCCCCGTCGACATCGTGCTCGTCGTGCAGTCGCTCGTCGTGCTGTTCATCGCGGCGCCGCCACTGCTGCGCGCCGTGTTCTTCCTGCCCCGCACCGATCTCGAGAAGGCCGCCCGGGCCCGCGCCAAGGCGGCCCGGCGACGGCCCGAGCCCGCAGACGACAAGGCGGTGGCCGCATGA